In one Tripterygium wilfordii isolate XIE 37 chromosome 22, ASM1340144v1, whole genome shotgun sequence genomic region, the following are encoded:
- the LOC119991627 gene encoding loganic acid O-methyltransferase-like isoform X3 has product MEESIAMNGGDGPYSYTQNSKFQEAGSDVAKVLLSNSIKENLQIGKFCDDSNQEPFTIVDYGCSVGPNTFASIQTILDSVQLKFKTQRIKSKKPEFLVFFNDLIGNDFNTLFQALPADRKYFAAGVAGSFHEQLFPKASVNFMHSAFALHWLRKVPDEVMKVDSVTWNKGRITYVRSPDEVVKAYAAQFSRDVEAFLKSRSMEMAEDGLLVILMPCRPEGSAPADSILMQVFECLAYTLGDMAKEGIVSEALVDSFNLPIFIPTASDVKDLVSKMGCFSIEEVEETYYPPKLSSPADARLTSSHIRAAMEVILSKHFGSEVIDELFERYTAKLFEFSKTPAFTRIEKLENLFMFLKKNAVSE; this is encoded by the exons TACAGCTACACCCAGAACTCCAAGTTCCAG GAAGCAGGATCAGATGTGGCAAAGGTgttgttaagcaattccataaAAGAAAATCTTCAAATTGGGAAGTTCTGTGATGATTCTAACCAGGAACCCTTCACCATTGTTGATTATGGCTGTTCAGTTGGACCAAACACTTTTGCTTCAATCCAAACTATATTAGACTCAGTGCAGCTCAAGTTCAAGACTCAACGTATCAAGTCGAAAAAACCGgaatttcttgtgtttttcaATGACCTTATTGGCAATGATTTCAATACCCTCTTCCAAGCCCTTCCTGCAGACAGAAAATACTTTGCTGCAGGAGTCGCAGGCTCCTTCCATGAACAATTATTCCCCAAGGCCTCTGTTAATTTCATGCATTCAGCTTTTGCTCTCCATTGGTTAAGAAAGGTTCCTGATGAAGTGATGAAGGTAGACTCAGTTACATGGAACAAGGGGAGAATTACATATGTTAGGAGTCCTGATGAAGTTGTTAAGGCTTATGCTGCTCAATTTTCAAGAGACGTGGAGGCATTTTTGAAGTCGAGGTCAATGGAGATGGCAGAAGATGGATTGCTGGTCATTCTGATGCCATGCCGGCCTGAGGGAAGTGCCCCTGCTGACTCTATTCTAATGCAAGTATTTGAGTGTTTGGCGTATACACTCGGAGATATGGCAAAGGAG GGTATAGTGAGTGAAGCTCTTGTGGACTCGTTCAATCTTCCCATTTTCATACCAACTGCATCTGACGTCAAAGATTTGGTTTCCAAAATGGGTTGTTTCAGCATTGAAGAGGTCGAGGAGACATATTACCCACCTAAGCTTAGTTCTCCTGCGGATGCTCGACTTACTAGTTCACATATCAGAGCAGCCATGGAAGTTATCCTAAGCAAGCACTTTGGTTCTGAAGTTATTGATGAACTTTTTGAAAGGTATACGGCGAAGCTTTTCGAATTCTCCAAGACGCCTGCCTTTACCCGAATCGAAAAGTTGGAAAATTTGTTCATGTTCTTGAAGAAGAATGCAGTCTCCGAATAA
- the LOC119991629 gene encoding uncharacterized protein LOC119991629 isoform X2, translating to MISLASLQFLDLPREWQIMPKRSPRTRPNPINDEFKPASIDKTKPGSLNKNKDNRVSLEFQNSQAGKSNVAFEGCSEDYKENDAVLFFDGETFRLERLHRAVNRLRRLRVPGESAPAGESRLSPAGKSSKSVNTGRSTIPPVPVEVERIDIGEPEIPGANGAGKGVAESLSDQPNVSAASPGPKNDATEDHQDIDIEDLFGAALPVEGNRDEQNVDVGFDMNARHNNDTDDEIADVDDSGDEADKGRNAAEALRAQMEAVEREKQTSTSTGSSGSSSGSGSSSSDSEGSDGDSINSI from the exons ATGATCTCTTTAGCTTCTCTGCAATTTCTTGATCTTCCACGAGAATGGCAAATAATGCCAAAAAGGAGCCCCAGAACGCGCCCCAATCCGATCAATG ATGAATTTAAGCCGGCGTCGATCGATAAGACAAAACCGGGATCGTTGAATAAGAACAAAGACAATAGAGTTTCCTTGGAGTTCCAAAACAGTCAGGCTGGGAAATCGAATGTGGCCTTTGAAGGATGTAGCGAGGATTACAAGGAGAACGATGCCGTTTTATTTTTCGATGGTGAGACTTTCCGGTTGGAGCGGCTTCACCGGGCTGTCAATCGGCTTAGGCGGCTCCGGGTGCCGGGTGAATCTGCGCCGGCAGGAGAGTCTCGGCTATCTCCAGCTGGAAAGTCTTCGAAGTCAGTGAATACAGGTCGGAGCACTATTCCTCCAGTGCCG GTGGAGGTGGAACGAATTGATATTGGAGAGCCAGAGATTCCAG GTGCAAATGGAGCTGGTAAGGGAGTTGCTGAATCTCTGTCTGATCAACCAAACGTATCTGCTGCCTCACCAGGTCCTAAGAATGATGCAACCGAGGATCATCAAGATATAGATATTGAAGACCTCTTTGGTGCTGCCTTACCAGTTGAGGGGAACCGAGATGAGCAGAATGTTGATGTTGGGTTTGACATGAATGCACGGCATAATAATGACACTGATGATGAGATTGCTGATGTAGATGATAGTGGTGATGAAGCAGACAAGGGTCGTAATGCTGCAGAAGCACTGAGAGCCCAGATGGAGGCAGTGGAGAGGGAAAAACAAACTTCAACTTCAACCGGTAGCAGTGGAAGCAGCAGTGGTAGTGGAAGCAGCAGCAGTGATAGTGAAGGCAGTGATGGGGACTCGATCAACTCCATCTGA
- the LOC119991630 gene encoding probable ribose-5-phosphate isomerase 2, with protein MAIPYPQLFATVKPPMEAGLPSQSSPLSLSPVILTQDDLKKIAAYKAVEFVESGMVLGLGTGSTAKHAVDRIGELLRQGKLKNIIGIPTSKKTHEQAVSLGIPLSDLDTHPTVDLAIDGADEVDPGLNLVKGRGGSLLREKMVESACKRFIVIVDESKCVHFIGESGLAMPVEVVPFCWKFSAQRLQNLFEYAGCVAKLRTEKESSSRPFVTDNGNFIVDLYFKEDIGDLKIASDKILRLAGVVEHGMFLDMASTVIVAGELGITIKHKGDHHQE; from the coding sequence ATGGCAATCCCTTATCCCCAATTATTTGCTACAGTGAAGCCGCCAATGGAGGCGGGTTTGCCTTCCCAGTCTTCGCCTCTGTCGCTTTCCCCTGTTATTCTAACCCAAGACGATTTGAAGAAAATCGCCGCCTACAAGGCTGTTGAGTTCGTCGAATCCGGGATGGTTCTTGGATTGGGTACGGGTTCTACGGCCAAGCATGCCGTCGATCGAATCGGGGAATTGTTGCGACAAGGTAAGCTTAAGAACATTATAGGCATACCAACATCGAAGAAGACCCACGAGCAAGCCGTATCGTTAGGAATTCCACTCTCCGATCTCGACACTCACCCCACCGTTGATCTTGCCATCGACGGCGCTGATGAGGTGGACCCGGGCCTCAATCTCGTCAAGGGACGTGGTGGGTCATTGTTACGCGAGAAAATGGTCGAGAGTGCTTGCAAGAGATTCATTGTCATCGTTGACGAGTCCAAATGTGTTCATTTTATTGGGGAAAGTGGGCTTGCAATGCCTGTAGAGGTGGTGCCGTTTTGTTGGAAGTTCTCAGCGCAGAGGCTTCAGAACCTGTTTGAATACGCGGGTTGTGTGGCCAAGCTGAGGACGGAGAAGGAGAGCAGTTCCCGGCCTTTTGTGACGGATAATGGGAACTTCATTGTGGATTTGTATTTCAAGGAGGACATCGGGGATTTGAAGATTGCCAGTGATAAGATTTTGAGGCTTGCTGGAGTGGTGGAGCACGGCATGTTTCTGGATATGGCTTCTACAGTGATTGTTGCTGGGGAGCTGGGGATCACCATCAAGCATAAAGGGGATCACCATCAAGAATGA
- the LOC119991626 gene encoding protein PIN-LIKES 2, translating to MYRYLSELYQNNVNSSGADLLSAIVPLMKLLSLTIIGLVIAHPRTQIIPKATFKLLSKLVFALFLPCLIFTELGESITLESIAQWWFIPVNVLVSTIIGCLLGCLVVAICRPPPEFNRFTIIMTAFGNTGNLPLAVVGSVCHTANNPFGPHCHSRGVAYVSFAQWVAVILVYTLVYHMMEPPLEYYEVVEEGVEIEEQLPVNVNDISRPLLVEAEWPGMEDKETEHSKTPFIARIFNNVSNLSQTSIPDLEHSADGGGNSPRSIRCLAEPRVVRRMRIVAEQTPIRHILQPPTIASLLAIIIGMVPRAKAFFFGYDAPLSFITDSLEILGGAMVPSVMLILGGMLAEGPNDSMLGLRTTIGIIVARLLALPLFGIGIVAAADKLNFIVQGDTMYIFVLLLQYTTPSAILLGAIASLRGYAVREASALLFWQHVFALFSLSLYIVIYFKVMIYI from the coding sequence ATGTATCGTTACTTGAGTGAATTGTATCAAAATAATGTGAATTCTAGCGGAGCAGATCTGCTGAGTGCCATTGTGCCTTTGATGAAACTTCTCTCCCTCACCATTATAGGATTGGTTATTGCACACCCCAGAACCCAAATCATCCCAAAGGCAACATTCAAGCTATTGAGTAAGCTTGTTTTTGCCCTGTTTTTGCCCTGTCTTATATTTACTGAGCTGGGTGAAAGCATTACATTGGAAAGCATTGCTCAATGGTGGTTTATCCCAGTTAATGTGTTGGTTAGTACAATCATTGGCTGCCTCCTTGGGTGTTTAGTGGTGGCTATATGCCGCCCACCTCCAGAGTTCAATAGATTTACAATAATCATGACTGCCTTTGGAAATACTGGAAATCTACCCCTTGCCGTTGTTGGATCTGTGTGTCATACTGCCAATAATCCGTTTGGACCCCATTGCCACTCTAGAGGTGTAGCTTATGTCTCTTTTGCTCAATGGGTTGCTGTGATTCTTGTTTATACTCTTGTTTATCATATGATGGAGCCTCCGTTGGAGTATTATGAAGTTGTTGAAGAAGGGGTTGAGATTGAGGAGCAGCTGCCCGTTAATGTTAATGATATAAGCAGGCCTCTCCTTGTAGAAGCTGAATGGCCTGGAATGGAGGATAAAGAAACTGAACATTCCAAAACACCCTTTATTGCAAGGATTTTTAACAATGTCTCAAATCTTTCACAGACCTCTATCCCTGACCTAGAACATTCAGCAGACGGTGGTGGGAACAGTCCCAGGTCGATTAGGTGTTTGGCTGAGCCCAGAGTAGTCAGGCGGATGAGGATTGTTGCTGAACAAACTCCAATACGGCACATACTTCAACCCCCAACAATTGCTTCTCTACTAGCTATCATTATTGGAATGGTGCCTCGAGCAAAAGCTTTTTTCTTTGGATATGATGCTCCGTTATCCTTTATCACAGACAGTTTGGAGATTCTTGGTGGTGCAATGGTGCCTTCTGTGATGCTTATTCTTGGAGGTATGCTTGCTGAGGGGCCAAATGATTCTATGCTTGGACTTCGAACTACAATTGGCATAATTGTGGCAAGGCTCTTGGCGCTTCCTTTATTTGGCATAGGGATTGTTGCGGCGGCAGATAAACTAAATTTTATTGTACAAGGTGACACAATGTACATATTTGTGCTATTGCTTCAGTACACAACGCCAAGTGCCATTCTACTAGGAGCAATTGCAAGCTTGAGAGGTTATGCGGTCCGCGAGGCTTCAGCACTTCTCTTCTGGCAGCATGTTTTTGCACTCTTCTCCCTGTCCCTGTACATTGTTATCTATTTCAAAGTTATGATTTACATCTGA
- the LOC119991627 gene encoding loganic acid O-methyltransferase-like isoform X2, translating into MEKSIAMNGGDGPNSYTQNSKLQEAGSDVAKVLLSNSIKENLQIGKFCDDSNQEPFTIVDYGCSVGPNTFASIQTILDSVQLKFKTQRIKSKKPEFLVFFNDLIGNDFNTLFQALPADRKYFAAGVAGSFHEQLFPKASVNFMHSAFALHWLRKVPDEVMKVDSVTWNKGRITYVRSPDEVVKAYAAQFSRDVEAFLKSRSMEMAEDGLLVILMPCRPEGSAPADSILMQVFECLAYTLGDMAKEGIVSEALVDSFNLPIFIPTASDVKDLVSKMGCFSIEEVEETYYPPKLSSPADARLTSSHIRAAMEVILSKHFGSEVIDELFERYTAKLFEFSKTPAFTRIEKLENLFMFLKKNAVSE; encoded by the exons GAAGCAGGATCAGATGTGGCAAAGGTgttgttaagcaattccataaAAGAAAATCTTCAAATTGGGAAGTTCTGTGATGATTCTAACCAGGAACCCTTCACCATTGTTGATTATGGCTGTTCAGTTGGACCAAACACTTTTGCTTCAATCCAAACTATATTAGACTCAGTGCAGCTCAAGTTCAAGACTCAACGTATCAAGTCGAAAAAACCGgaatttcttgtgtttttcaATGACCTTATTGGCAATGATTTCAATACCCTCTTCCAAGCCCTTCCTGCAGACAGAAAATACTTTGCTGCAGGAGTCGCAGGCTCCTTCCATGAACAATTATTCCCCAAGGCCTCTGTTAATTTCATGCATTCAGCTTTTGCTCTCCATTGGTTAAGAAAGGTTCCTGATGAAGTGATGAAGGTAGACTCAGTTACATGGAACAAGGGGAGAATTACATATGTTAGGAGTCCTGATGAAGTTGTTAAGGCTTATGCTGCTCAATTTTCAAGAGACGTGGAGGCATTTTTGAAGTCGAGGTCAATGGAGATGGCAGAAGATGGATTGCTGGTCATTCTGATGCCATGCCGGCCTGAGGGAAGTGCCCCTGCTGACTCTATTCTAATGCAAGTATTTGAGTGTTTGGCGTATACACTCGGAGATATGGCAAAGGAG GGTATAGTGAGTGAAGCTCTTGTGGACTCGTTCAATCTTCCCATTTTCATACCAACTGCATCTGACGTCAAAGATTTGGTTTCCAAAATGGGTTGTTTCAGCATTGAAGAGGTCGAGGAGACATATTACCCACCTAAGCTTAGTTCTCCTGCGGATGCTCGACTTACTAGTTCACATATCAGAGCAGCCATGGAAGTTATCCTAAGCAAGCACTTTGGTTCTGAAGTTATTGATGAACTTTTTGAAAGGTATACGGCGAAGCTTTTCGAATTCTCCAAGACGCCTGCCTTTACCCGAATCGAAAAGTTGGAAAATTTGTTCATGTTCTTGAAGAAGAATGCAGTCTCCGAATAA
- the LOC119990619 gene encoding heavy metal-associated isoprenylated plant protein 20-like, producing the protein MGALDSLADYLSELFTEAKRSKKRKPMQTVEIKVKMDCDGCERRVRHAVSSIKGAKSVEVNRKQSRVTVSGYVEPNKVLKKVRSTGKRAEFWPYVPYNLVAYPYVAQAYDKKAPSGYVKNVVQALPNPNAPEEKLTTLFSDENPNACSIM; encoded by the exons atggGTGCTCTTGATTCTCTCGCGGACTATCTCTCAGAATTGTTCACTGAAGCCAAAAGGTCCAAGAAACGCAAACCCATGCAg ACAGTTGAAATTAAAGTGAAAATGGACTGCGATGGCTGTGAAAGGAGAGTTAGACATGCTGTTTCCAGCATCAAAG GTGCGAAATCAGTGGAAGTGAACAGAAAACAAAGCAGAGTAACAGTTAGCGGATACGTGGAGCCAAACAAGGTGTTAAAGAAAGTGAGGAGCACAGGGAAGAGAGCTGAGTTCTGGCCTTACGTGCCTTACAACTTGGTTGCATATCCATATGTTGCTCAAGCTTACGATAAAAAGGCACCCTCTGGTTATGTTAAGAATGTTGTCCAAGCCCTACCAAATCCCAATGCACCAGAAGAGAAGCTCACTACTCTTTTTAGTGATGAAAACCCTAATGCATGTTCAATTATGTAG
- the LOC119991629 gene encoding ELL-associated factor 2-like isoform X1: MANNAKKEPQNAPQSDQWYTLSLGPSFNDDTSNKYCTLRYEFKPASIDKTKPGSLNKNKDNRVSLEFQNSQAGKSNVAFEGCSEDYKENDAVLFFDGETFRLERLHRAVNRLRRLRVPGESAPAGESRLSPAGKSSKSVNTGRSTIPPVPVEVERIDIGEPEIPGANGAGKGVAESLSDQPNVSAASPGPKNDATEDHQDIDIEDLFGAALPVEGNRDEQNVDVGFDMNARHNNDTDDEIADVDDSGDEADKGRNAAEALRAQMEAVEREKQTSTSTGSSGSSSGSGSSSSDSEGSDGDSINSI; encoded by the exons ATGGCAAATAATGCCAAAAAGGAGCCCCAGAACGCGCCCCAATCCGATCAATGGTACACACTCTCTCTCGGCCCTTCCTTCAATGACGATACCTCTAACAAGTACTGCACTCTTCGAT ATGAATTTAAGCCGGCGTCGATCGATAAGACAAAACCGGGATCGTTGAATAAGAACAAAGACAATAGAGTTTCCTTGGAGTTCCAAAACAGTCAGGCTGGGAAATCGAATGTGGCCTTTGAAGGATGTAGCGAGGATTACAAGGAGAACGATGCCGTTTTATTTTTCGATGGTGAGACTTTCCGGTTGGAGCGGCTTCACCGGGCTGTCAATCGGCTTAGGCGGCTCCGGGTGCCGGGTGAATCTGCGCCGGCAGGAGAGTCTCGGCTATCTCCAGCTGGAAAGTCTTCGAAGTCAGTGAATACAGGTCGGAGCACTATTCCTCCAGTGCCG GTGGAGGTGGAACGAATTGATATTGGAGAGCCAGAGATTCCAG GTGCAAATGGAGCTGGTAAGGGAGTTGCTGAATCTCTGTCTGATCAACCAAACGTATCTGCTGCCTCACCAGGTCCTAAGAATGATGCAACCGAGGATCATCAAGATATAGATATTGAAGACCTCTTTGGTGCTGCCTTACCAGTTGAGGGGAACCGAGATGAGCAGAATGTTGATGTTGGGTTTGACATGAATGCACGGCATAATAATGACACTGATGATGAGATTGCTGATGTAGATGATAGTGGTGATGAAGCAGACAAGGGTCGTAATGCTGCAGAAGCACTGAGAGCCCAGATGGAGGCAGTGGAGAGGGAAAAACAAACTTCAACTTCAACCGGTAGCAGTGGAAGCAGCAGTGGTAGTGGAAGCAGCAGCAGTGATAGTGAAGGCAGTGATGGGGACTCGATCAACTCCATCTGA